The following are encoded together in the Euzebyales bacterium genome:
- a CDS encoding HAMP domain-containing sensor histidine kinase, with product MDDGGHGQRLRGGPWHEARRGGPPWRSGQPPPWWPDGEPWPPRHGPGSQEWAAFGRRVGRKLLAVVLLVLAAPVFLGLVVASTIGGADGALAVAAVWIVMAVLVAGAATVLWRTWAPIRRLIGAAGRLADGDYDTRVDATGPVLTRPVLASFNRMAARLQAADEQRRQLLADVGHELRTPLTVLRGDLEAMVDGVRPVDPDHLRQLLDDIAVVERLLDDLRTLSLAESGALVLHREPSDIGEVARDAVDHLARVAIDEEVQLRVDAVPVPVIDVDRARIHQVVSNLVGNAIGATPPGGDVTVVVREGAGGVVLDVRDTGVGIPTDQVDLVFERFHKGAGSSGTGLGLTISRDLVAAHGGTLDIAETSPAGTTMRITLPGG from the coding sequence ATGGACGACGGCGGTCACGGGCAGCGGCTCCGGGGCGGTCCGTGGCACGAGGCGCGGCGTGGCGGGCCGCCGTGGCGCAGCGGTCAGCCACCACCGTGGTGGCCCGACGGTGAGCCGTGGCCGCCGCGCCACGGCCCCGGCAGCCAGGAATGGGCGGCCTTCGGGCGGCGGGTCGGGCGCAAGCTGCTGGCGGTCGTGCTGCTCGTCCTCGCCGCGCCGGTCTTCCTGGGGCTGGTGGTGGCGTCCACGATCGGCGGCGCCGACGGGGCGCTGGCGGTCGCGGCGGTGTGGATCGTCATGGCGGTCCTCGTCGCCGGCGCAGCGACGGTGCTGTGGAGGACATGGGCGCCCATCCGCCGGCTGATCGGTGCCGCCGGGCGGTTGGCCGATGGCGACTACGACACGCGGGTCGACGCGACGGGCCCGGTGCTCACGCGACCCGTGCTCGCCTCGTTCAACCGCATGGCGGCCAGACTCCAGGCGGCCGACGAGCAGCGTCGCCAGCTGCTGGCGGACGTCGGTCACGAGCTGCGGACGCCGCTGACCGTCCTTCGCGGCGACCTCGAGGCGATGGTCGACGGCGTGCGGCCGGTCGACCCCGACCACCTGCGCCAGCTGCTGGACGACATCGCCGTCGTGGAACGGCTGCTCGACGACCTGCGGACGTTGAGCCTGGCCGAGTCCGGGGCACTCGTGCTCCACCGTGAGCCGAGCGACATCGGGGAGGTGGCACGGGACGCGGTCGACCACCTCGCGCGTGTCGCCATCGACGAGGAGGTGCAGCTGCGGGTCGACGCCGTGCCCGTGCCGGTGATCGACGTCGATCGGGCGCGGATCCACCAGGTCGTGTCGAACCTGGTCGGCAACGCCATCGGAGCGACACCCCCGGGTGGTGACGTCACCGTCGTGGTCCGTGAGGGGGCCGGGGGCGTGGTGCTCGACGTCCGCGACACCGGCGTCGGCATCCCCACCGACCAGGTCGATCTGGTGTTCGAACGCTTCCACAAGGGCGCCGGGTCGTCGGGCACGGGGTTGGGGCTTACCATCAGCCGTGACCTCGTCGCGGCGCACGGAGGAACGCTCGACATCGCCGAGACCTCACCCGCGGGCACCACCATGCGGATCACACTGCCGGGCGGGTGA
- a CDS encoding response regulator transcription factor — MSATMAGMATVLVVDDELRITRLVRDYLRQAGFSVVEASDGPGALQAARDHALDAIVLDLGLPGMDGLDVTRELRAASNVPIIILTARTEESDRIVGLELGADDYVTKPFSPRELVARLRAVLRRVDMADPDTRVLRVGAVVVDRPKMRVTVGGDEVDLTPTEFELVATLAAQPGRVFTRAQLLDAVHGVAFETYERAVDAHVKNIRRKLEPDPRRPRYVQTVHGVGYRFSDA, encoded by the coding sequence ATGTCGGCCACAATGGCCGGCATGGCGACCGTCCTCGTGGTCGACGACGAGCTGAGGATCACCCGCCTGGTGCGCGACTACCTGCGCCAGGCGGGCTTCTCGGTCGTCGAGGCGTCCGACGGGCCCGGCGCGCTGCAGGCGGCCCGCGACCACGCGCTCGACGCGATCGTGCTCGACCTCGGCCTGCCCGGCATGGATGGCCTCGACGTCACACGCGAGCTGCGCGCGGCCTCGAACGTGCCGATCATCATCCTGACCGCCCGCACCGAGGAGTCCGACCGGATCGTGGGGCTCGAGCTCGGTGCGGACGACTACGTCACCAAGCCGTTCAGCCCCCGCGAGCTGGTCGCGCGGCTGCGCGCGGTGCTCCGACGCGTCGACATGGCGGACCCCGACACCCGTGTGCTGCGTGTCGGCGCGGTCGTCGTCGACCGCCCGAAGATGCGGGTCACAGTGGGCGGTGACGAGGTCGACCTGACCCCCACCGAGTTCGAGCTGGTCGCCACGCTGGCGGCCCAGCCCGGCCGTGTGTTCACGCGGGCGCAGCTGCTCGACGCGGTGCACGGGGTCGCGTTCGAGACCTACGAACGGGCGGTCGACGCGCACGTCAAGAACATCCGGCGCAAGCTGGAGCCCGATCCCCGCCGACCGCGGTACGTCCAGACCGTCCACGGCGTCGGCTACCGGTTCAGCGATGCGTGA
- a CDS encoding VOC family protein, protein MDAFSASAMTHMFVVADAQAGRDWYVNVLDATVYGEYGGTSVVLDLLGNWLLLVTGAGPTPDKPGVTFAPPADPDRVSAELIFRVTDCRATYELLHGRGADFLTEPVDRGGEIRAFFRDPDGHLLEISELT, encoded by the coding sequence ATGGATGCGTTCTCCGCCTCGGCCATGACGCACATGTTCGTCGTCGCCGACGCGCAGGCCGGTCGGGACTGGTACGTGAACGTGCTCGACGCGACGGTGTACGGAGAGTACGGCGGCACGTCGGTGGTGCTCGACCTGCTCGGCAACTGGTTGCTGCTCGTCACGGGTGCGGGACCGACGCCGGACAAGCCGGGCGTGACGTTCGCACCACCGGCGGACCCGGACCGCGTGAGTGCGGAGCTGATCTTCCGCGTCACCGACTGTCGCGCGACGTACGAGCTGCTACACGGCCGCGGCGCGGACTTCCTGACCGAACCGGTCGATCGCGGCGGCGAGATCCGCGCGTTCTTCCGCGACCCCGACGGCCACCTGCTGGAGATCAGCGAACTGACCTGA
- a CDS encoding CHRD domain-containing protein, with protein MRRIRLLVLVMMMTLAGIASPASAAPENFTTHLTGAEEVPAVDTDAQGQAIFQVDDDGDAISYRLNVANISDVLMAHLHLGEAGANGGIVVWLYPDGPPPQLIPGRTQGTLATGTITADDLVGDLAGAGLDALIEAMRAGEIYVNVHTLSSPGGEIRGQID; from the coding sequence ATGCGACGGATCAGACTGCTCGTCCTGGTGATGATGATGACCCTGGCTGGCATCGCCTCACCGGCCAGCGCCGCACCGGAGAACTTCACGACCCACCTGACCGGCGCCGAAGAGGTGCCTGCCGTCGATACCGACGCCCAGGGACAGGCGATCTTCCAGGTCGACGACGACGGTGACGCGATCTCCTACCGGCTCAACGTGGCGAACATCTCCGACGTGCTGATGGCCCATCTGCACCTGGGTGAGGCTGGCGCCAACGGCGGTATCGTCGTGTGGCTGTATCCGGATGGACCGCCACCGCAGCTCATCCCAGGACGCACGCAGGGCACGTTGGCGACCGGGACGATCACGGCTGACGATCTCGTGGGCGACCTCGCGGGTGCCGGCCTCGACGCGCTGATCGAGGCGATGCGCGCCGGTGAGATCTACGTGAACGTCCACACGCTGAGCTCGCCGGGCGGAGAGATCCGCGGCCAGATCGACTGA
- a CDS encoding S66 peptidase family protein, giving the protein MALPELQRPRKLRDGDQVRVIAPSRSRGIIGRAGHDATNDRLRSLGLEITFGARVDEHDAFDSSAVSSRIADLHDAFADPDVAGILTVIGGFNSNQLLEHLDWDLIGANPKVFCGYSDITALNHALLAHTGMLTYSGPHWSSFGMRDHFADTFDWFRRTVFAPGAGGHDGPLALWPAAEWTDDAWFLDQDDRHPQRNDGWWSLGGDGVVTGRIIGANLATLSLLPGTPHMPDLEACVLVLEDDFESQPHHFDRLLHALLQHLAHVGTQVRGVVIGRFQRDSHMTRELLTRITDIPALRGLPIVANADYGHTSPMFTLPIGGEIEVRVDGDDIGLRLLTY; this is encoded by the coding sequence ATGGCACTGCCCGAACTGCAACGACCGCGCAAGCTGCGCGACGGCGACCAGGTGCGTGTGATCGCCCCCTCGCGCAGTCGCGGCATCATCGGACGCGCAGGGCACGACGCGACCAACGACCGCCTGCGGTCGCTCGGGCTCGAGATCACCTTCGGTGCGCGCGTCGACGAACATGACGCGTTCGACTCCTCGGCCGTGTCCTCCCGGATCGCGGACCTGCACGACGCCTTCGCCGACCCCGACGTCGCCGGGATCCTCACGGTCATCGGCGGCTTCAACAGCAACCAGTTGCTCGAGCACCTCGACTGGGACCTGATCGGTGCCAACCCGAAGGTCTTCTGCGGCTACAGCGACATCACGGCGTTGAACCACGCGCTGCTGGCCCACACCGGGATGCTCACCTACTCAGGTCCGCACTGGTCGAGCTTCGGGATGCGTGATCACTTCGCGGACACGTTCGACTGGTTCCGTCGCACCGTGTTCGCGCCGGGTGCCGGCGGCCACGACGGCCCGCTCGCGCTGTGGCCGGCGGCGGAGTGGACCGACGACGCCTGGTTCCTCGACCAGGATGACCGCCATCCGCAGCGCAACGACGGCTGGTGGTCGCTCGGTGGTGACGGCGTGGTGACCGGTCGCATCATCGGCGCGAACCTGGCGACGCTGTCATTGCTGCCCGGCACGCCGCACATGCCGGACCTCGAGGCGTGCGTGCTGGTCCTCGAGGACGACTTCGAGTCGCAGCCACACCACTTCGACCGTCTGCTCCACGCGCTGCTGCAGCACCTCGCGCACGTGGGTACGCAGGTGCGCGGCGTCGTCATCGGCCGCTTCCAGCGCGACAGCCACATGACCCGCGAACTGCTGACCCGCATCACCGACATCCCGGCGCTGCGTGGGCTGCCGATCGTGGCCAACGCCGACTACGGCCACACGTCGCCGATGTTCACCCTTCCCATCGGCGGTGAGATCGAGGTGCGCGTCGACGGCGACGACATCGGACTGCGCCTGCTCACCTACTGA
- a CDS encoding 2,3-bisphosphoglycerate-independent phosphoglycerate mutase, which translates to MNLQSLLNDATCHILLVVMDGLGGYADAQFDSELEQAESPNLDRLAAEGIVGLTLPTGPGITAGSGPGHLALFGYDPTEYELGRGVLSATGVEFDLQPGDIAARGNLCLLDDDGNVTDRRAGRIADDKAQALTDVLNDEVRVDGVEVTFRHISSHRVLCVVRGDGLDHRIADLDPQKTGVPPKDPAPLDPAAEHTADVLRNVDSAIRDALADQDGADALLLRGFDTHHDLPSFADRYRLRAATVAIYPMYRGVAKLCGMDTLPKPSGLDGQVESLREHWNDYDYFFMHHKKTDEAGHDGKRDEKVAAIEELDAIVPDLVALQPDVIAVTGDHSSPTQLSGHSWHPVPTLLWGPHVGRDDVASFGERACAGGLLGQRPTMDLMPIMLASAGKLEKYGA; encoded by the coding sequence ATGAACCTGCAGTCACTTCTCAACGACGCCACCTGCCACATCCTTCTCGTCGTCATGGACGGACTCGGTGGATACGCCGACGCGCAGTTCGACAGCGAGCTCGAGCAGGCCGAGTCCCCCAACCTCGACCGGCTGGCCGCCGAGGGCATCGTCGGTCTCACCCTGCCGACGGGCCCCGGCATCACCGCGGGCTCCGGTCCCGGTCACCTCGCTCTGTTCGGTTACGACCCGACCGAGTACGAGCTCGGCCGCGGCGTGCTGTCGGCCACCGGCGTCGAGTTCGACCTGCAGCCCGGCGACATCGCCGCGCGCGGCAACCTGTGCCTGCTCGACGACGACGGCAACGTCACGGACCGCCGTGCGGGGCGCATCGCCGACGACAAGGCGCAGGCACTGACCGATGTGCTCAACGACGAGGTCAGAGTCGATGGCGTCGAGGTGACGTTCCGGCACATCTCGTCGCACCGGGTGCTGTGCGTGGTCCGCGGGGACGGGCTCGACCACCGCATCGCCGACCTCGACCCCCAGAAGACCGGCGTACCGCCGAAGGATCCTGCGCCGCTCGACCCCGCTGCCGAACACACCGCGGACGTGCTGCGCAACGTCGACAGCGCGATCCGCGACGCGCTCGCCGATCAGGACGGGGCCGACGCGTTGCTGCTGCGAGGGTTCGACACGCACCACGATCTTCCGAGCTTCGCTGACCGCTACAGGCTGCGCGCCGCGACTGTCGCGATCTACCCGATGTACCGCGGTGTCGCCAAGCTGTGCGGCATGGACACGCTGCCCAAGCCCTCCGGCCTCGACGGGCAGGTGGAGTCGCTCCGCGAGCACTGGAACGACTACGACTACTTCTTCATGCACCACAAGAAGACCGACGAGGCCGGCCACGACGGCAAGCGCGACGAGAAGGTCGCGGCCATCGAGGAGCTCGACGCCATCGTCCCCGACCTGGTCGCCCTCCAGCCCGACGTGATCGCGGTCACCGGTGACCACTCGTCGCCCACGCAGCTGTCGGGACACTCCTGGCACCCGGTGCCGACGCTGCTGTGGGGTCCTCACGTCGGACGCGACGACGTGGCGAGCTTCGGGGAGCGCGCGTGCGCCGGCGGGCTGCTGGGTCAGCGTCCGACGATGGACCTCATGCCGATCATGCTGGCCAGCGCCGGCAAGCTCGAGAAGTACGGCGCGTGA
- a CDS encoding MFS transporter, producing MATHSFLPPPTSSVPDDVVRRARLSVAVLFCVNGLIIANVVPWLPAIKSELDLTNTAFGVGWAAGPLGGLALGAAAGALTARFGSGRTATVCAVLGTATMPLVAVAPTWLAFAGSLFAMGAADAVTDAAMNAHALRVQRRYGRSIINSFHALWSAGAVAGGLIGATAVGLDVPRVAHLTGVALLLTVVLLVSARWQLPGHEETERTAQTGASPNPVAGPPPEPEPAADGHGGRGVLQALRTAPWLLLGLAALPTMGGAVEDSAASWAAVHLRETLGAGPFVAGLGFVAAQTLMVVGRVTGDRFVDRFGAARVARTGSLLAAVGMLAAAAGPVPAVVIAGFGLAGLGVATLFPLGFAAAGDIPGVRSADGIAIASWIARLSFLIVPPLIGVVADDAGLRWGLGLVLLCALAAAALSGLLPGRRD from the coding sequence ATGGCGACCCACTCGTTCCTCCCCCCGCCGACGTCGTCGGTGCCCGACGACGTCGTCCGGCGTGCCCGGCTGTCCGTGGCGGTGCTGTTCTGCGTCAACGGCCTGATCATCGCCAACGTCGTGCCGTGGCTTCCGGCCATCAAGAGCGAGCTGGATCTCACCAACACCGCATTCGGCGTCGGGTGGGCCGCCGGACCGCTGGGTGGGCTGGCGCTCGGCGCCGCCGCGGGCGCACTGACCGCCCGCTTCGGATCGGGGCGGACGGCGACCGTGTGTGCGGTGCTCGGTACGGCGACGATGCCGTTGGTGGCCGTGGCACCGACCTGGCTGGCATTCGCGGGCTCGCTGTTCGCGATGGGCGCGGCCGACGCGGTGACCGACGCCGCGATGAACGCACATGCGCTGCGGGTCCAGCGGCGCTACGGCCGCAGCATCATCAACAGCTTCCACGCGCTGTGGAGCGCGGGCGCCGTGGCCGGCGGCCTGATCGGTGCCACGGCGGTCGGGCTCGACGTCCCGCGGGTCGCTCACCTGACCGGTGTCGCGCTCCTGCTCACCGTCGTGCTGCTGGTGTCGGCACGCTGGCAGCTGCCCGGCCACGAGGAGACGGAGCGGACGGCGCAGACCGGGGCGTCGCCGAACCCGGTCGCCGGTCCGCCGCCGGAACCCGAGCCCGCCGCCGACGGACACGGGGGCCGGGGCGTGCTCCAGGCGCTGCGCACCGCGCCCTGGCTGCTGCTCGGGTTGGCCGCGCTGCCCACCATGGGTGGCGCGGTCGAGGACTCGGCCGCGTCCTGGGCCGCCGTGCACCTGCGCGAGACGCTCGGGGCCGGACCCTTCGTGGCCGGCCTCGGCTTCGTCGCCGCACAGACGCTGATGGTCGTGGGTCGCGTGACCGGCGACCGGTTCGTCGACCGTTTCGGCGCGGCGCGCGTGGCCCGGACCGGCTCTCTGCTGGCCGCCGTCGGCATGCTCGCAGCTGCGGCGGGACCGGTGCCGGCCGTCGTGATCGCTGGTTTCGGACTGGCCGGTCTGGGTGTGGCGACACTGTTCCCGCTGGGGTTCGCCGCCGCCGGCGACATCCCCGGCGTCCGCAGTGCGGACGGCATCGCGATCGCGTCGTGGATCGCCAGGTTGAGCTTCCTGATCGTGCCGCCGCTCATCGGCGTCGTCGCCGACGATGCGGGCCTGCGGTGGGGGCTCGGCCTGGTTCTGCTCTGCGCGCTGGCCGCTGCCGCACTGTCGGGGCTGCTGCCGGGCCGCCGCGACTGA
- a CDS encoding metalloregulator ArsR/SmtB family transcription factor: protein MQQHATLRPPPGTDHELVAAVLRDQPDDDQIGRLADVFALLGDPGRLRLLAALLSSDELCVTDLAVVSGLSESATSHALRLLRAHTVVRARRVGRHVHYSLRDGHVRTLLATAIDHVTHDRG, encoded by the coding sequence ATGCAGCAGCACGCCACGCTCCGGCCACCGCCGGGCACCGACCACGAACTGGTCGCGGCCGTGCTGCGCGACCAACCCGACGACGATCAGATCGGCCGTCTGGCCGACGTCTTCGCGCTGCTGGGCGATCCCGGCCGGCTGCGGCTGCTCGCCGCGCTGCTCAGCAGCGACGAGCTCTGCGTGACAGACCTGGCCGTGGTCAGTGGGCTGAGCGAGTCGGCGACGTCGCACGCTCTGCGGCTGTTGCGCGCCCACACCGTCGTCCGTGCCCGACGGGTGGGTCGCCACGTGCACTACTCGCTCCGGGACGGGCACGTCCGGACCCTGCTGGCGACCGCGATCGACCACGTGACGCATGACCGTGGGTAG
- a CDS encoding cation diffusion facilitator family transporter: protein MTVGRYHEVPRRTADRDLSRRRDRALWIALVLNGGFMVAELVGGLVFSSLALLADAAHMLSDAAGLAIALVAQRLVDRPASVRHTYGMQRAEVLGAQANGVLLLATAGWILFEGARRIGDPPDVAGTGVLIVAVLGLAVNVGSAVMLARASGRSLNMRGAYTHMLADAAGSVGVIVAAVAVIAFGANWVDPAASIIIGLLVIRTSWGLLRDTTHVLLEGAPDSIDAAEVEQWLGMAAGVASVHHIHLWHLTSETTALSAHVVLEGRPSLHQAQAHGDILKDQLAERFAIAHTTLELECHQCEPEPADVVSAVEPPQPQGVERD from the coding sequence ATGACCGTGGGTAGGTACCACGAGGTTCCTCGGCGGACCGCGGACCGGGATCTGTCACGGCGCCGTGACCGTGCGCTGTGGATCGCGCTGGTGCTCAACGGCGGCTTCATGGTCGCCGAGCTCGTCGGCGGTCTGGTGTTCAGCTCGCTGGCACTGCTGGCCGACGCGGCCCACATGCTGTCGGACGCGGCCGGTCTGGCGATCGCGCTCGTCGCGCAACGCCTGGTCGACCGCCCGGCGTCCGTGCGGCACACGTACGGCATGCAGCGGGCCGAGGTGCTGGGAGCGCAGGCCAACGGCGTGCTGCTGCTGGCCACCGCCGGCTGGATCCTGTTCGAGGGCGCCCGTCGCATCGGGGATCCACCGGACGTCGCCGGCACCGGCGTGCTGATCGTCGCCGTGCTGGGTCTGGCCGTCAACGTCGGCAGCGCCGTCATGCTGGCGCGCGCGTCCGGTCGCAGCCTGAACATGCGCGGCGCCTACACCCACATGCTGGCCGACGCGGCGGGATCGGTCGGCGTCATCGTGGCCGCGGTCGCCGTGATCGCCTTCGGCGCGAACTGGGTCGACCCGGCCGCGTCGATCATCATCGGGCTGTTGGTGATCCGGACCTCCTGGGGGCTGCTGCGCGACACCACCCACGTGCTGCTCGAGGGCGCCCCCGACTCGATCGACGCCGCCGAGGTGGAGCAGTGGCTGGGGATGGCAGCGGGCGTGGCATCGGTGCATCACATCCACCTGTGGCATCTGACGTCGGAGACCACGGCGCTGTCGGCACACGTCGTGCTGGAGGGTCGTCCGAGCCTGCACCAGGCCCAGGCCCACGGCGACATCCTCAAGGACCAACTTGCCGAGCGCTTCGCGATCGCCCACACCACGCTGGAGCTCGAGTGCCATCAGTGCGAACCCGAGCCGGCGGACGTCGTGTCAGCCGTCGAACCGCCGCAGCCGCAGGGAGTGGAGCGCGACTGA
- a CDS encoding HAMP domain-containing sensor histidine kinase, with product MSRRPLGLRARLTLTFAMVSALVAVAVAGISFAIVRGDTWRSNIEQASREARVHLEDAAATLPLEPTAPQLRRFLTQVRARSTAEVVATLGDRTLTTAPRFTAAQVPDVVRGPVANGRVVAQRTTAGGEPVIVVGGAVVPTGPELYLFFPQQRTGQDLSRLAAVLAATSGALVVVSAAVGAAAASGLLRPIARTRAAVRSVAAGDLDARLEVEGDDELAELARAFNAMTAALRRNIGELRELEAGQRRFVSDVSHELRTPLTALTTACEVLEANTDGLTDAGRRAARLVVVESRRLAALVEDLMEISRMDAGAAEVTLERVDVTRGIAGALRSRGWDGDVQVRGDDDGVTVLMDARRLDAIIGNLVGNARTYGGPPVVVTVRSSGDDVCVDVTDHGDGIAPHHLQRIFERFYKVDRSRSAGGTGLGLAIARENARLHGGELTVVSQQGDGTTFTLRLPRRAAA from the coding sequence GTGAGCAGACGTCCGCTGGGTCTGCGCGCCCGGCTGACCCTGACCTTCGCGATGGTCTCCGCGCTGGTCGCTGTCGCCGTCGCCGGCATCTCATTCGCGATCGTGCGAGGCGACACGTGGCGGTCGAACATCGAGCAGGCGTCACGCGAGGCGCGCGTCCACCTGGAGGACGCGGCCGCCACGCTCCCGCTCGAGCCGACGGCGCCACAGCTGCGCCGGTTCCTCACGCAGGTCAGGGCACGCAGCACCGCCGAGGTGGTCGCCACGCTGGGCGACAGGACGCTCACGACCGCGCCACGGTTCACGGCGGCGCAGGTGCCCGACGTCGTGCGTGGACCGGTCGCCAACGGCCGCGTCGTGGCGCAGCGGACGACCGCTGGCGGTGAGCCGGTCATCGTGGTCGGCGGCGCGGTGGTGCCCACCGGGCCGGAGCTGTACCTGTTCTTCCCGCAGCAGCGGACCGGCCAGGACCTGTCGCGTCTGGCCGCGGTGCTCGCCGCGACCAGCGGCGCGCTCGTCGTCGTGTCGGCCGCGGTCGGTGCGGCCGCCGCGTCCGGTCTGCTGCGTCCCATCGCGCGCACCCGGGCGGCCGTGCGTTCGGTCGCCGCGGGTGACCTCGACGCGCGCCTGGAGGTCGAGGGCGACGACGAGCTGGCCGAGCTCGCCCGCGCGTTCAACGCGATGACGGCGGCACTGCGCCGCAACATCGGCGAGCTGCGGGAGCTGGAGGCCGGGCAGCGCCGCTTCGTCTCGGACGTCTCACACGAGCTGCGGACGCCGCTGACGGCGCTCACGACCGCGTGCGAGGTGCTGGAGGCCAACACCGACGGCCTCACCGACGCCGGACGTCGCGCGGCACGGCTGGTCGTGGTCGAGAGCCGGCGGCTCGCCGCGCTGGTCGAGGACCTCATGGAGATCTCGCGCATGGATGCCGGGGCGGCGGAGGTGACCCTGGAACGGGTCGACGTGACGCGGGGGATCGCCGGCGCGTTGCGCTCGCGGGGGTGGGACGGCGACGTCCAGGTCCGCGGCGACGACGACGGCGTCACCGTGCTGATGGATGCGCGTCGTCTGGATGCGATCATCGGCAACCTCGTCGGCAACGCTCGGACGTACGGGGGCCCGCCGGTCGTCGTGACCGTCCGGTCGTCCGGCGACGACGTGTGCGTCGACGTGACCGACCACGGTGACGGCATCGCGCCGCATCACCTGCAGCGCATCTTCGAGCGCTTCTACAAGGTCGACCGGTCGCGCAGTGCGGGGGGCACGGGGCTCGGGCTGGCGATCGCCCGGGAGAACGCGCGGTTGCACGGCGGCGAGCTGACGGTGGTCAGCCAGCAGGGCGACGGGACCACGTTCACCCTCCGCCTGCCCCGTCGCGCGGCGGCGTGA
- a CDS encoding response regulator transcription factor translates to MADILLVEDDPSTSEAVALALSSYGHRVGTAATGDAAIEQWRQRRPDLVLLDVMLPGRDGLEVCREIRRTDRVPIIMLTARSDPIDVVLGLESGADDYVTKPFEMRVLLARIKAVLRRGAGAPDEGVRRFDDVTIDPTGMVVEKAGEEVHLTPTELRLLLELSARPGQVFTRQLLLERVWEYEYLGDSRLVDVCVQRLRAKIEPDPAEPTLIQTVRGVGYKLVTPR, encoded by the coding sequence GTGGCCGACATCCTGCTCGTCGAAGACGACCCCTCGACAAGCGAGGCGGTCGCCCTCGCGCTGTCCAGCTACGGACACCGCGTCGGCACGGCCGCCACGGGTGATGCGGCGATCGAGCAGTGGCGGCAGCGGCGCCCCGACCTGGTGCTGCTCGACGTGATGCTGCCGGGTCGCGACGGCCTGGAGGTCTGCCGCGAGATCCGCCGCACCGACCGTGTGCCGATCATCATGCTGACCGCCCGCAGCGACCCGATCGACGTCGTGCTCGGCCTCGAGTCAGGCGCGGACGACTACGTGACGAAGCCGTTCGAGATGCGGGTGCTGCTCGCGCGCATCAAGGCGGTGCTACGGCGGGGCGCCGGTGCGCCGGACGAGGGCGTGCGCCGGTTCGACGACGTCACGATCGATCCGACGGGCATGGTCGTCGAGAAGGCAGGCGAGGAGGTCCACCTCACGCCGACCGAGCTGCGCCTGCTGCTCGAGCTGTCGGCCCGCCCCGGGCAGGTGTTCACGCGGCAACTGCTGCTCGAACGGGTGTGGGAGTACGAGTACCTCGGGGACTCGCGTCTGGTCGACGTCTGCGTCCAGCGCCTGCGCGCGAAGATCGAGCCGGATCCGGCCGAGCCCACACTGATCCAGACGGTCCGGGGCGTCGGCTACAAGCTGGTGACGCCCCGGTGA